One Actinomyces marmotae DNA window includes the following coding sequences:
- a CDS encoding DUF3866 family protein, giving the protein MMLRDAEIASLRQAWGAPGRRCAEFEARITAAPEGAAALVAGESCRAVAYEALGGLPGPGERVRLEVSALARRLGTGGHAMVTARLDVLPADPAPGGHLVKARYMPDQVMVTGVDEQATEHHHVLAAPIGERALDGAPVVVADLHSSLPAILAGLRSPSAAPGPGPRAAYVMTDGGALPLPYSRAVSALVDAGWLAGTVTAGQAWGGDLEAVSVHNALLAARHVLGAEVIVVIQGPGNLGTGTPWGFSGVACGEAINAAAALGGHPVACLRVSQADARPRHLGVSHHSITAYGRVALAGADVVVPVGAPDPAGMEGFWARAREQAARVCGKRERGQRHRLVEARAEGLRETLEAMEAATGIRLSTMGRHLDADEAAFIAAAAAGRHAASLVTR; this is encoded by the coding sequence ATGATGCTGCGCGATGCCGAGATCGCCTCCCTGCGACAGGCCTGGGGCGCGCCGGGCCGGCGCTGCGCCGAGTTTGAGGCGCGGATCACCGCCGCCCCCGAGGGCGCCGCCGCGCTCGTGGCGGGCGAGTCCTGCCGGGCGGTCGCCTATGAGGCGCTCGGCGGCCTGCCGGGGCCCGGTGAGCGCGTCCGCCTGGAGGTCTCCGCGCTGGCGCGCCGCCTGGGCACCGGAGGGCACGCCATGGTGACGGCTCGGCTCGACGTCTTGCCCGCCGACCCCGCGCCCGGCGGCCACCTCGTCAAGGCCCGCTACATGCCGGACCAGGTCATGGTCACCGGCGTCGACGAGCAGGCCACGGAGCACCACCACGTCCTGGCGGCGCCCATCGGCGAGCGGGCGCTGGACGGCGCGCCCGTCGTCGTCGCGGACCTCCACTCCAGCCTGCCCGCGATCCTCGCGGGCCTGCGCTCCCCCAGCGCCGCTCCCGGGCCCGGCCCGCGGGCCGCCTACGTCATGACCGACGGCGGGGCCCTGCCCCTGCCCTACTCGCGGGCGGTCTCCGCGCTCGTCGACGCCGGATGGCTGGCCGGCACGGTCACCGCCGGTCAGGCCTGGGGCGGGGACCTTGAGGCGGTGTCCGTCCACAACGCCCTGCTCGCAGCTCGCCATGTGCTGGGCGCGGAGGTCATCGTCGTCATCCAGGGCCCGGGGAACCTGGGCACGGGCACCCCCTGGGGCTTCTCAGGGGTGGCCTGCGGGGAGGCCATCAACGCGGCCGCCGCCCTCGGCGGGCACCCGGTGGCCTGCCTGCGCGTGTCCCAGGCGGACGCCCGGCCCCGGCACCTGGGGGTCTCCCACCACTCGATCACCGCCTACGGGCGGGTCGCCCTGGCCGGCGCCGACGTGGTCGTGCCGGTGGGCGCGCCCGACCCCGCCGGCATGGAGGGCTTCTGGGCCCGGGCCCGCGAGCAGGCGGCCCGTGTCTGCGGCAAGCGCGAGCGCGGCCAGCGGCACCGGCTCGTCGAGGCGCGGGCCGAGGGGCTGCGCGAGACGCTGGAGGCCATGGAGGCGGCCACCGGCATCCGCCTGTCCACCATGGGACGGCACCTGGACGCCGACGAGGCCGCCTTCATCGCGGCGGCCGCGGCGGGCAGGCACGCGGCGTCCCTCGTCACCCGGTAA
- a CDS encoding phosphoribosyl-ATP diphosphatase, protein MTRFDDLFAQLQERAATRPEGSGTVTELDRGVHFIGKKLVEEAAEAWMACEHESDEAACEELSQLLYHTQVMMIAKGYTLDDVYKYL, encoded by the coding sequence ATGACACGCTTCGACGATCTTTTCGCTCAGTTGCAGGAGCGGGCCGCCACGCGGCCCGAGGGATCGGGCACCGTGACCGAGCTCGACCGCGGCGTCCACTTCATCGGCAAGAAGCTCGTGGAGGAGGCCGCAGAGGCCTGGATGGCCTGCGAGCACGAATCCGATGAGGCCGCCTGCGAGGAACTGTCCCAACTGCTCTACCACACCCAGGTCATGATGATCGCCAAGGGCTACACGCTCGACGACGTCTACAAGTACTTGTGA
- the hisG gene encoding ATP phosphoribosyltransferase yields MLRIAVPNKGSLSDPAISLLKEAGYRARRTGRELVLRDEANDVELFFLRPRDIAVYVGQGTVHAGITGRDLLLDSGVQAIEHLALGFARSTFRFAAPAGAMSDLSDIAGKRIATSYDVLVRAFLAERGIEAATVHLDGAVESSVHLGVADLIADVVETGTTLRAAGLEVFGEPILTSEAVLITTEAFAGEPGLATLVRRLEGVMRARSYVLMDYDVPINRLRQATEITPGIQSPTVSPLQNPEWVAVRSMVPRADMNRLMDELHEVGARAILVSELLACRL; encoded by the coding sequence ATGCTGCGCATCGCCGTCCCCAACAAGGGCTCCCTGTCCGACCCGGCCATCTCGCTACTCAAGGAGGCGGGCTACCGCGCGCGCCGCACCGGGCGCGAGTTGGTCCTCCGCGATGAGGCCAACGACGTCGAGCTCTTCTTCCTGCGCCCCCGCGACATCGCCGTGTATGTTGGCCAGGGCACGGTCCATGCCGGCATCACCGGCCGCGACCTTCTCCTGGACTCCGGCGTCCAGGCCATCGAGCACCTGGCCCTCGGCTTCGCCCGCTCCACCTTCCGCTTCGCCGCCCCCGCCGGAGCCATGAGCGATCTCTCCGATATCGCGGGCAAGCGGATCGCGACCTCCTACGACGTGCTCGTGCGCGCGTTCCTCGCCGAGCGGGGCATCGAGGCCGCCACCGTCCACCTCGACGGCGCCGTGGAGTCCTCCGTCCACCTCGGCGTCGCCGACCTCATCGCCGACGTCGTCGAGACCGGCACCACCCTGCGCGCCGCTGGGCTGGAGGTCTTCGGCGAGCCGATCCTCACCAGCGAGGCGGTCCTCATCACCACCGAGGCCTTCGCGGGTGAGCCGGGACTGGCCACGCTCGTGCGGCGCCTCGAAGGCGTCATGCGGGCGCGCTCCTACGTGCTCATGGACTACGACGTGCCCATCAACCGCCTGCGCCAGGCCACCGAGATCACACCGGGCATCCAGTCCCCCACGGTGTCACCGCTGCAGAACCCGGAGTGGGTGGCGGTGCGCTCCATGGTGCCGCGCGCGGATATGAACCGCCTCATGGATGAGCTCCACGAGGTGGGCGCCCGCGCGATCCTCGTCTCCGAGCTGCTGGCCTGCCGGCTCTGA
- a CDS encoding ABC transporter substrate-binding protein has translation MTRQSSRPRLTRRGLIASALALTGGGALAACSSGTASQALRPGGAATGGPLTIGLTYTPNIQFAPFYMALANKDYEPAIKLRHHGGSEGLFDALLAGTEQMVIAGADEAVVAASNGSPLVVIGGYYQRHPGCVIAREDSAVASLADLKGRVVGLPGRTGENWYALQVAMRSAGLSESDLTILEIGFTQQAALAQPKPSAGDASRPDAIIGFSNNDAVGLKEAGVAVRTIPIGDDVPLIGASLVTTRAVLEARRAELADAVMASSRGMAAFVADPDAAVAATRQYVPDLVDDAQAAQARAVAVATAELIAPQGSDTTIGALERAKAATMIEFLGAQGILGPTEVTADAVCQPLLAA, from the coding sequence GTGACCAGACAGTCCTCCCGCCCCCGTCTCACCCGCAGGGGCCTCATCGCCTCCGCCCTGGCCCTGACCGGGGGCGGCGCCCTGGCCGCCTGCTCGTCGGGCACTGCCTCCCAGGCCCTCCGGCCCGGTGGCGCGGCGACGGGCGGCCCGCTGACCATCGGGTTGACCTACACGCCGAACATCCAGTTCGCGCCCTTCTACATGGCCCTGGCCAACAAGGACTACGAGCCGGCCATCAAGTTGCGCCACCACGGCGGCTCCGAGGGGCTCTTCGACGCGCTGCTGGCCGGCACCGAGCAGATGGTCATCGCCGGGGCCGATGAGGCGGTGGTCGCGGCCTCCAACGGCTCGCCGCTGGTGGTCATCGGCGGCTACTACCAGCGCCACCCGGGATGCGTCATCGCCCGCGAGGACTCCGCCGTCGCCTCGCTGGCCGACCTCAAGGGCCGGGTCGTGGGCCTGCCCGGGCGCACGGGGGAGAACTGGTACGCCCTCCAGGTGGCGATGCGGAGCGCCGGATTGAGCGAATCCGACCTGACGATCCTCGAGATCGGCTTCACCCAGCAGGCCGCCCTGGCCCAGCCCAAGCCCAGCGCGGGGGACGCCTCCAGGCCCGACGCGATCATCGGCTTCTCGAACAACGACGCCGTCGGGCTCAAGGAGGCGGGAGTGGCCGTGCGCACCATCCCCATCGGTGATGACGTCCCCCTCATCGGCGCCTCCCTGGTCACCACGCGGGCGGTCCTGGAGGCGCGCCGCGCCGAGCTCGCCGACGCCGTCATGGCCTCCTCGCGTGGCATGGCCGCCTTCGTGGCCGACCCCGATGCCGCAGTGGCCGCGACCCGCCAGTACGTGCCCGACCTGGTGGACGACGCGCAGGCCGCGCAGGCCCGCGCCGTCGCCGTGGCCACGGCAGAACTCATCGCCCCTCAGGGCTCCGACACCACCATCGGGGCGCTCGAGCGGGCCAAGGCGGCCACCATGATCGAGTTCCTGGGCGCTCAGGGCATCCTCGGTCCGACGGAGGTCACCGCCGACGCCGTCTGCCAGCCGCTGCTCGCCGCCTGA
- a CDS encoding ABC transporter permease, whose translation MRGGSSPSATSAERPSWRGRRRSDERGGPLPALLVGAVVLLLWLALSRGGAIPQILLPDPLRVLERLWLATTRAGLLDYAWVTLREAVLGCASAAAFAIPLAWMLHHWELFRRAVLPYVAASQAVPAIAIAPLLVLWIGYGTVPIVVLCAFMVFFPITVTVLLGLRGLDADVLDAARLDGAHGWTMIIHMEAPMVLPAILAGVRTAFTLSITGAVIGEMVMGGDGMGQLLSIQRDAVDTTGLFATITLLCVMATTVHWLLLVAEHRSRTVAALRGRRAT comes from the coding sequence GTGCGAGGCGGCAGCAGTCCCAGCGCCACGAGCGCGGAACGACCCTCGTGGCGTGGCAGGCGCCGGAGCGACGAGCGCGGCGGGCCCCTGCCCGCGCTACTGGTGGGCGCCGTCGTTCTGCTGCTCTGGCTCGCCCTCTCCCGCGGCGGCGCCATCCCGCAGATCCTTCTGCCGGACCCGCTGCGGGTCCTGGAGCGCCTGTGGCTGGCCACCACGAGAGCCGGCCTGCTGGACTACGCCTGGGTGACGCTCCGCGAGGCGGTCCTGGGCTGCGCCAGCGCGGCCGCCTTCGCGATCCCCCTGGCCTGGATGCTGCACCACTGGGAGCTCTTCCGCCGCGCGGTGCTGCCCTACGTGGCGGCCAGCCAGGCGGTCCCCGCGATCGCCATCGCCCCCCTGCTCGTCCTGTGGATCGGCTACGGCACCGTGCCGATCGTCGTCCTGTGCGCCTTTATGGTCTTCTTCCCGATCACTGTCACCGTCCTGCTGGGCCTGCGCGGACTGGACGCCGACGTGCTCGATGCGGCCCGGCTCGACGGCGCGCACGGCTGGACGATGATCATCCACATGGAGGCGCCCATGGTCCTGCCGGCGATCCTCGCCGGCGTGCGCACGGCTTTCACCCTGTCCATCACCGGCGCCGTCATCGGCGAGATGGTCATGGGTGGCGACGGCATGGGGCAGCTGCTGTCCATCCAGCGCGACGCCGTCGACACCACCGGCCTGTTCGCCACCATCACCCTGCTGTGCGTCATGGCCACCACCGTCCACTGGCTGCTGCTGGTCGCCGAGCACCGCAGCCGGACCGTCGCCGCCCTGCGCGGGCGGCGCGCCACCTGA
- a CDS encoding DMT family transporter — protein sequence MPPSAETASSHAAGPALLSSLLPTACLLLVTAIWGSTFFMLKDALDHVGAADFLAVRFAIAGGAACALSGRRLRALSRAQALTGIGVGAVYGLAQIAQTVGLRYAPASTAGFITALYVVITPMLALVLLRARVSRATWVAAVLALGGVGALSLDGLALDAGIPLLLASAFLYALHIVLLGRLVKGRDPLSLTALQMLGICAVLWPAALPGGVRVPMTWSVWGPLLWMALASGLLALLVQTWAQARMSAVRAVVVMTFEPVFASLFAILAGQEPMTWRLLVGGGLALTAMLLSELGPVVRAEGLARRGGRAASEIRSA from the coding sequence ATGCCGCCCAGCGCTGAGACGGCGTCGTCCCACGCGGCGGGACCGGCGCTCCTTTCCTCACTCCTCCCCACGGCCTGCCTGCTCCTGGTCACCGCGATCTGGGGATCGACCTTCTTCATGCTCAAGGACGCCCTCGACCACGTGGGGGCAGCAGACTTCCTGGCGGTGCGCTTCGCGATCGCGGGCGGCGCGGCCTGCGCGCTGTCGGGGCGGCGACTGCGGGCACTGAGCCGCGCTCAGGCGCTCACGGGAATCGGCGTGGGCGCGGTCTACGGGCTGGCGCAGATCGCGCAGACGGTGGGGCTGCGCTATGCGCCGGCCTCGACGGCGGGCTTCATCACCGCCCTGTACGTGGTCATCACGCCGATGCTCGCGCTGGTCCTGCTGCGCGCGCGCGTGTCCCGGGCAACGTGGGTGGCGGCCGTTCTGGCGCTTGGCGGGGTCGGCGCGCTGAGCCTCGACGGCCTCGCCCTGGACGCGGGCATCCCACTGCTCCTGGCCTCGGCGTTCCTCTACGCGCTGCATATCGTGCTCCTGGGCCGCCTCGTTAAGGGGCGGGACCCCCTGAGCCTGACCGCGCTGCAGATGCTCGGGATCTGCGCCGTCCTGTGGCCGGCGGCGCTGCCGGGAGGGGTACGGGTGCCGATGACGTGGAGCGTGTGGGGCCCGCTGCTGTGGATGGCGCTGGCCTCGGGCCTGTTGGCCCTGCTGGTCCAGACCTGGGCGCAGGCGCGGATGAGCGCGGTCCGCGCCGTGGTGGTCATGACCTTCGAGCCGGTCTTCGCCTCGCTGTTCGCCATCCTCGCCGGTCAGGAACCCATGACCTGGCGCCTGCTGGTGGGCGGCGGCCTGGCGCTGACAGCGATGCTGCTCTCCGAGCTCGGGCCCGTGGTCCGCGCCGAGGGCCTGGCCCGGCGGGGCGGTCGGGCGGCCTCAGAGATCCGCTCCGCCTGA
- a CDS encoding isochorismatase family protein: MMKRALIIVDVQNTFCEGGHLAVTGGTAVARRIAAWLNGGAGAHYAVIVTTQDWHIQPGDHFSAHPDFVDTWPVHAAAGTDDAALRPEITSAAPGATAFYKGQYSAAYSGFEGLDAPTAGTYLDPWLRERGIGAVDVAGLALDYCVRATALQAAALGYTTRVLTDLTAPVSEGSAPAVLAELALAGVEALDSGGADL; the protein is encoded by the coding sequence ATGATGAAACGCGCGCTCATCATCGTCGATGTGCAGAACACCTTCTGCGAGGGCGGCCACCTGGCCGTCACGGGTGGCACCGCCGTCGCCAGGCGCATCGCCGCCTGGCTCAACGGCGGGGCGGGCGCCCACTACGCCGTGATCGTCACCACCCAGGACTGGCACATCCAGCCGGGCGACCACTTCTCCGCCCACCCCGATTTCGTGGACACCTGGCCCGTCCATGCCGCCGCCGGCACCGACGACGCCGCCCTGCGGCCCGAGATCACCTCCGCCGCGCCGGGGGCCACCGCCTTCTACAAGGGCCAGTACTCCGCGGCCTACTCGGGTTTCGAGGGCCTTGACGCGCCGACCGCCGGGACCTACCTCGACCCGTGGCTGCGCGAGCGCGGCATCGGCGCGGTCGACGTCGCCGGGCTCGCCCTCGACTACTGCGTGCGCGCCACCGCCCTCCAGGCAGCGGCCCTGGGATACACCACCCGGGTTCTCACCGATCTCACCGCGCCCGTGAGCGAGGGCAGCGCGCCGGCGGTCCTCGCCGAGCTCGCCCTCGCTGGAGTGGAGGCGCTGGACTCAGGCGGAGCGGATCTCTGA
- a CDS encoding holo-ACP synthase, whose translation MPEAPRLPRLPGDGGPGGPDAPTGIAGAVGMDLVHVPGLAHQLTIPGTVFAERAFTARELREAQRRADRTGALVAEPLAARWAAKESFIKAWSQALVARARDGRGSGGTAPVIAPESVDWREIEIVSDRWGRPSLSLTGAIADAVESSLGPGAASPGHWPVSLTHDGDWAAAIVLWAGA comes from the coding sequence GTGCCTGAGGCGCCCCGCCTGCCCCGGCTTCCCGGTGACGGCGGCCCCGGGGGCCCAGACGCTCCCACGGGCATCGCGGGCGCGGTGGGCATGGACCTCGTCCACGTGCCGGGCCTGGCGCACCAGCTGACGATCCCTGGGACCGTCTTCGCCGAGCGGGCCTTCACCGCTCGTGAGTTGCGTGAGGCCCAGCGCCGCGCTGATCGCACCGGCGCGCTGGTCGCCGAGCCCCTGGCCGCCAGGTGGGCCGCCAAGGAGTCCTTCATCAAGGCCTGGAGCCAGGCGCTCGTCGCCAGGGCCCGGGACGGCCGGGGGAGCGGCGGCACCGCGCCGGTCATCGCCCCGGAGTCCGTGGACTGGCGCGAGATCGAGATCGTCTCCGACCGCTGGGGGCGCCCGTCGCTGAGCCTGACCGGCGCCATCGCCGACGCCGTCGAGTCCAGTCTCGGGCCCGGGGCGGCCTCCCCGGGGCACTGGCCGGTGTCCCTGACCCATGACGGGGACTGGGCCGCCGCCATCGTCCTATGGGCCGGTGCCTGA